In Streptomyces pluripotens, the genomic window CGGAGTTCACTCAACAGCCGTGCCCACTCGCCGGCTACCGCATTGCCCACCAGCGCGAGCAGGGCCAGTAGGAGCAGCAGACTCCCCACGATCGCCACGGCAACGCTCAGCGGTCTCGGCAGCACCCGGTTGAGTAGATCGGCCAGGGGGCGCAGCACGGACGTGACGACCAGGGCGAGGAACAGGGCCACGGCGATGAGCTGGAAGCTGCCGAGGATGCTGAAGACGCCGTAGACGACGATCCCGACGAGGATGAGCCGCCAGGCGTAGGCCGCGGCGATCCGCAGCCACAGCACGGTCCGTTCGGCCGTCGATGCTTCCGGCTCGGGGCGCGAGGCGGGCGGCAGCCGCACGGAGTACCCCGGGCGGCTGCCCAGTACCGTACCCTCCGCCCCACGCCTTCCTCCGGGGCCGGCCGTCCGCCGACGCGCATCGCCCACGACTGCTCCCGCCTCGTTGCCGCCACCCGTCGCTGACGGAGGGTCACACCTAGAGAACCGTAAGTGCAGGGCGGGGAGGAGGAGCCGGCGCAACGCGCCCGCGCCCGGGTTCCACCGGACGGAGGTGTTGGTCGTGCGGACCGCGACCGCCGCCGGTCCGGGGACCGAGACCGTCGTGTGACAAGAACGGTCGGTGACCGGCGGAGCACGGCCGAGTGCCCGTACCGCCAGGTTTCAACGGGGCCCTGCGGTGTTCTCAGTCGTGCGACCCACCGGCAGCAACTCGCGAATGTCGGCCGGAAGGGCGCCTGCCATCCGTTCGGTCAGCTCCGGGGCCAGTGCCGCGTCCAGCACCTCCAGTACGGCGGCGGCCTCCCGCAGGGCCGTGTCCTCGCGGGTGCCGGCCCGGTCGGCGATGCGTCCGGCGAAGACGGTCAGCCCGAACCGTTCACCGATCGCACCGGAGCCGGTCCCCGAGCTGTCGGCTGTCTCCCGCATGGCCGCCGCCAGGCCGGGCGGCAGTTGGGCGGCCACATGCCGGGCCAAGCCGGACGGGAGGCGTTCTGACAGCGTGCTCAGGACCGCGTGCGTGGCTCGCTCGGCGGTACCCCGGTCGGGTAGCTGGGCGAGCGCTTGAACCTTTCCGATCATCTCGTCGTGCCGCATGGGTCCGCTCCCTTCGTCAGAGAGTCCGCTCGACTCGATCCCTCGGTCGCCGCAGGCGAACCAGCCACGACCGAGTACCCCGCATGCCCGGTCCTGCCGCCTTGGTCTCATGCGCTGGCACGCGGTACTGCCGGGCGGCGAGCGACCCCGGCGTGGGCTAGGACACATATGACCTGGTTCGCACCCCGGCCTGCTGGGCCTGGTGCGGGGCTACCGTTGCGTCGAGCCCTGATTCCCTCGCACCTCGGACGGTCCGGCCGTGCTCACTGATCTGTCCCCCCTCATAGCCGCGACGTCACGCTGGCTGACGGTCGCGTATCCGCCGTGCGACGGTGCGCTCGCCGCAGCCCTGTGCGAAACGCAGGTCCTGCAGGCCGTCACCGTTGCCGCTTGGCTGCGGTACCCGACCGAGGCCGATGCCGCCCTCGTCACCATGACGGGCCCCGGGGGCGCGGCGGGCCTCGACCTCATCACCGGGGCCGGTCCGGTCGACGGTGGCTCGGGTGAGGAGCAGGGCTGGCGCACCTGGGTGGACGAAGTGGTGGCCAGTTGGGCGGCCGGCCTGCTCACCGATCCCGAGCTGGCCGGACGAGCGGTCGGCGCCCTGGTGGACGGCGAACACACCGTCGGCATCCCGGTCGATTTCCGGCGTCTGACCGCCCCCGACGACGGTGACTTGCGGGCTGCCGCTCTGCTGCGCCACCCCGACCTCCTTGCGCCCGTGGCCGAAATTCATCTCGATCTGCTCCTCGACCGGCTCGGGCCGGGCCGTCACCTCGCCGCCTGACGGACCGCGCTGCCGCCGGGGTCGCCGCTCCCTTCGGGGGCCATGGAGGCGACCTGGAGTCGACCCGGAGCCGCCGCTGATCAAGCCGTCTTCTGGCGCACGGTCTCGGCGACGCCGGCCCGCAGGCAACGCCGCCGCGCCGGTGGCTGACCAGAGGGGCGCCTGTCACGCGGCCCCGGTCGCGGCCCGGCGCGGGTACGCCGCCAGGCCCGGCGTCCGTACGGCGGTGGCGCGTCGACCGCTGGGAAGGCAGTGCAAGGCAGTGCTCGGGCGGCCGAGGGCTGGTGAAGCGCCTCCGGATGGCGGAAGGAGCCCGATCGGCGCTCACGAAACGCCGCCGTGGTTCTTCGCCGCGACCTCATGAGGGGCGAACATCCCTCTTTGTGGATATTCTGCTCGTCGCCAGTGCGTTCAACAGTCTCTCCCAGCGCCTGTACGCCGAACTCTCCGACCTCGGGCACCGCGTGGACGTCGTACTCGCCTCATACGGCGCTGACCCGGTCCGGGCCGCGGTCCATGAGATCCGGCCGGAGCTGATCATCGCACCGCTGCTCAAGACGGCCCTCCCGGAGGACGTGTGGCGGAACCACACTTGTCTGATCGTGCATCCCGGGCCGCCCGGCGACCGTGGCCCGTCCTCGCTGGACTGGGCCATTGCCGAGCAGGCACCGCGCTGGGGGGTAACGGTTCTCCAGGCCGAGGCGGCGATGGACGCGGGCCCGATCTGGGCCGCCGACTCCTTCCCGGTGCCGCCCGTCGGTAAGAGCGACCTCTACCGCAACGAGGCCTCTGACGCCGCCGTGGCCGCCGTCCGCACCGCCGTACGGCGGTTTGCCGAAGGCTCCCACAAACCGCTCACGCAGACCGACGAATCGATCAGCGTCGTCTGGCGGGACGCATTCCGCCAGGAGCGGCGGCGCATCGACTGGGAGCACGACGACACCGCGACAGTCCTGCGCAGACTACGCGGTGCCGACTCGCAACCAGGCGTCCTGGACGAACTCCTCGGCCACGAGGTGTTCCTGCACGGTGGACACCCCGAGGACCGGCTGCGCGGCCGTCCGGGCGAACTGCTGGCACAGCGCGCAGGCGCCGTCTGCCGGGCCACCCGGGACGGCGCGGTCTGGATCCCGGAACTGCGTCCCCGCAAGAACTCCGGCGACCCCGCACCCTTCCGGCGCCCGGCCGCCTCCGTCGTCGACGCTCTCACGGGCGGTAGCACACCGCGACTGCCCGAAGCGACCGTCCCCCTCGCACTGCCCGCCGACCGCCGTACCTGGACCGACATCCGCTACCGGCAACACGGCGACGTCGGCTTCTTGACCTTCTCCTTCCCCGGCGGCGCGATGAGCACCGACCAGTGCCGTCGCCTACTCGCCGCTTACCAGCAGGCGCTCACCGTGCCCACCCGCGTCCTGGTGCTCGGCGGAACACGCGACTTCTTCTCCAACGGCATCCATCTGAACGTCATCGAGGCCGCCCCCGACCCCGCCGTGGAGTCGTGGCGCAACCTCAACGCCATGGATGACCTGGTCGAGGCCGTGCTGCGCACCACAGACCGGCTGGTGGTGGCCGCACTCGGCGGCAACGCGGCGGCGGGCGGAACCATGCTCGCCCTCGCCGCCGACCGGGTGTGGTGCCGCACCGGCAGCGTGCTCAACCCGCACTACCGGCGCATGGGCCTGTACGGTTCGGAGTTCTGGACGTACACCCTGCCCCGTCGCGTGGGACAGGAATCCGCCCACCGGCTGATCACCGAGGCCCTGCCCGTCAGTGCCGCGTCCGCCCGACGGCTCGGGCTCGTGGACCGGGTCCTCCCGGTTCCGCCCGCCCGATTCGCCGCAGAGACCGAGCGACTGGCAGCCGGACTCGCCAACGCACCGGACCTGGACCGACACATCGCCGACAAGACCGCCGCCCTTGCCTCGGACGAGGGGGAACGCCTCCTCACCGATCACCGGCAGGCCGAACTGGCCCGCATGCACGCCATCTTCTTCGACCCGCAGGCCCCCTATCACGCACTGCGCTCGGCCTTCGTCCGCAAGACCCCAGCCGGCTCACCCCGCCCCCTCGCCACGCCCGCCGGAGACCTACGGTGACGCCCCGGCTGCTCGTGGCCGGCGTCGGCAACATCTTCCTCGCGGACGACGCCTTCGGCCCCGAGGTGATCCGCGCTCTCGGCCGGCGCCCGCTGCCTCCCGGGGCTCGGGTGCACGACTACGGAATCCGGGGCATGGACCTCGCCTACGACCTGCTGGACGGCTATGCCACTGCCGTCCTGGTCGATACCGCCGCGCGCGGCCACCGCCCCGGCAGCCTCACCCTGATCGAGGCTGACCCCCCTGACGGCACCGTCCCACCCGAAGCCCACGGCATGGACCCAGCGAAAGTGCTGGCCCTGGCCGCGCACCTGGGCGACGAACCGCTGCCCAGGGTCCTCGTCCTGGCCTGTGAGCCGGAACTGCTCCCGGCTGGGGACGAGGATCTCCTCCCCGGGCTCAGCACACCGGTGCAGAAGGCGGTTGACCGGGCCGTGGACGCGCTGCACACCCTGGTCCCCGTCCTGCTCGCCGACCCGGATGTCCCGCCGCCCGCGTTGGGCCGCCCGATGGAATCCGGGGCCCTACGCCCGGCTGCGCTGCCCGGCACGGGGGAGGGGACAGCCGAAGATCAGTGAGACCACCGGGCCGCACGGCTGCGGCCCGGGCCCCGCAGCCGAACCCGAGGAGCAGCGCGCATGTGTCGGTCAGACGTCAAGCAGGCCGTCCTGGCGAAGAACGACGACCTGGCCGCGGACCTGCGCGGCGACCTCGCCCGGCAGGGCGTGACCATGGTCAACCTGTTGTCCAGCCCCGGCAGCGGCAAGACCGAGCTCCTCGGCCGGGTCCTCGCCCGGGCGGTGGAACGGCACGTGCCGGTGGCCGCGCTCACCGCGGACCTCGCTACCGAGAACGACGCCGTCCGGCTGGCCCGCTCCGGCGCGCCCGTCCAACAATTGCTCACCGACGGACTGTGCCATCTGGAGGCCCGTCAGGTGCGGGCCCGGCTGGCGGGCTGGCTGCCGCCGGAGACGGCCGTGCTCTTCGTGGAGAACGTCGGCAACCTCGTCTGCCCCGCCTCCTACGACCTGGGGGAGACGCTGCGGATCGTGCTGATGGCGGTCACCGAGGGCGAGGACAAACCGCTGAAGTACCCGACCGCCTTCGGTTCCGCGCACCTGGTCGTCGTCACCAAGACCGACCTCGCCGAAGCGGCCGGCTTCGACGAGGACACCTTCCGCGCCAACGTGCACCGGGTCAATCCGGGCGTGGAGATCGTACAGTCGTGTGCCCGTACCGGAGCAGGCGTCGGCGCTCTCCTGGACCACGCCCTGGCCGCCCGCGACACGGCCCCGCCGCACCGTCCGCCGCTCGCCCCGCACCCGCACGGCCACCAGCCCACCGCGCCCGCACCCCTCGCATGACCGCCCCCGCCACCGGTCTGCTACGCCGCAGGCTCACCGTGCGCGGAACCGTACAGGGGGTGGGCTTTCGCCCCTATGTGCACCGCCTGGCCGTGGGTCTCTCCCTGACCGGATTCGTCGGCAACACCGGCGACGGCGTGTTCATCGAGGTCGAGGGCCCCGCAGACAGGGTGGAGCGCTTCTGCGGCCTGCTGGCCGACCGGCCCCCGCCCCTGGCCACGGTGGCCGGCATCGCCACCGAGGACCTGCCCGCCACCGGCGGCACCGCACCGTTCGCCATCCGCTCCACCGAGCGTGCCACCGGGCGAACCCAGCTTCCGCCCGACACCGCGACCTGCAGCGACTGCCTGCGGGAACTGTCCGACCCGGACGACCGGCGCCATCGGCACCCGTTCCTCAACTGCACCCACTGCGGCCCCCGTTTCACCATTGCGACCGCCATGCCGTACGACCGCGTGGCCACCACCATGGCCGACTTCCCGATGTGCCCGGCCTGCGCCCGGGAGTACGGTGACCCTGCCGACCGCCGCTTCCACGCCCAGCCCGTCGCATGCCCCGGCTGTGGCCCCCGGCTCCGGCTGATCCCCGCCGACGGCCACGGGGTCCGCCCAACTCGAGACGCCGACGCGCTGGCTGCAGCCCGGGCCCTGCTCGCGGCAGGACGGATCGTCGCCGTGAAGGGCATCGGTGGCTACCACCTGGCCTGTGACGCCACCAACGCACGAGTCGTGGCCACTCTGCGCGACCGCAAGGAGCGGGGCGGCAAGGCGTTCGCGGTGATGTGCGCCGACCTCGCCACGGCCGAGCGGATCGCCCCGATCTCCGACGCCGAACGGGCCGCCCTCACCAGTGCCCGCCGTCCCGTCGTCCTGCTGCGCCGCCGCATCCCGGAAACCGGTCCCCGGCTGGCCGACCAGGTCTGCCCGGGCAGCCCGTACGTCGGAGTCATGCTCCCCTACACCCCTGTCCACAGCCTGTTGTTCGGCCTACCCGGCGACCCTCCCGGCCCCCGGATGCTGGTCATGACCAGCGGCAACCGCTCCGGCGAACCCATCGTCACCGACGATGCGGAGGCACTGACGCGGCTGGCCGGTCTGGCCGACGCCTGGCTCGCTCACGACCGGCCCATCGCCTCTCCCTGCGACGACTCCTTGCTGCGGGTGCGCCCCGACGGCACCGAACAGGTCCTGCGCCGCTCCCGCGGCTACGTTCCGCGGCCCCTGAGCCTCCCCCTGCCGGTCGCGCCCACACTCGCGGTGGGCGGTGACCTGAAGAACGTGCCGTGCCTCGGTGACGGCGAGCAGGCCTGGTTCGGACCGCACATCGGCGACATGGGGGACCTGGCCACCCTGGAGGCCGCCGAGCGGGCCGAACGGCAGCTCACCCGGCTCACCGGTGTCGTCCCGGCCCGAATCGCCGCCGACCGGCACCCCGGCTACCACTCGACCGCCTGGGCCCGCCGGCGGGCACTGCGACTGCCGGGCGACCCGGTCAGCCTGGTTCAGCACCACCACGCCCACATCGCCTCGGCGATGGCCGAGCACGGCCTCGACGGCACCACGCCCGTGATCGGCGTCGCGTTCGACGGCACCGGCTACGGCGACGACGGCACGGTGTGGGGCGGCGAGATCCTGCTCGCCGACTACACCGGCTACCACCGCCTCGCCCGCCTGACCCCCGCCCCGCTGCCCGGCGGAGACGCCGGAGTCGCCAACCCGTGCCGACTGGCGCTGGCCCGGCTGTGGGCTGCGGGGCTGCCTTGGGAGCGGGACCTGCCCAGCGTCATGGCCTGCACCGAGGCCGAACGCACCCTGCTCCGGCACCAGCTGGACCGCGGGCTCGCCTGCGTTCCGACATCAAGCATGGGACGCCTCTTCGACGCGGTGTCGTCCCTCGTGGGCGTCTGCCACCGCGTGGGCTACGAGGCACAGGCCGCCATGGAGCTGGAGGCGGCGGCATGGGAGGCCAGGGACGAGGACACCACGGCCTACTCCTTCGGGCTCTCGGCCGGTCCGGCGCAACAAGGGGCCGGCGGCGGAGCGTCGCGCGCCCGGCCTCCCGGCCGCGCGAGCCGGGCGGGCGGTTGGGAGATCAACCCGGCGCCCGTGCTGCGCGCACTGCTCACCGACCGACGCAGCGGCATCCCCGCACCGGTGCTGGCGGCCCGGTTCCACCGGGGCGTCGCGCGGGCCGTGGCGGAGATCTGCCAACGGGCCCGTGCGAGTACGGGCCTGACCACGGTGGTCCTCACCGGGGGAGTCTTCGCCAACGCCCTGCTGGAGGAGCAGTGCACGGCCCTGCTGGCAGGGGAGGGCTTCACCGTCCTGCGGCACGGCGAAGTACCCCCGAACGACGGCGGACTCGCGCTCGGCCAGCTGATGGTCGCGGGAACAGCAACCAACCACGAGACGGAGTGACCCATGTGTCTGGCAGTGCCCGGCAAGGTCGTGTCCATCGACCACAGCGCCGATCCCCTGACCGGGCTGATCGACTTCGGCGGAGTACGGAAGCAGGCGTGTCTGGAGTACCTGCCCGACGTGCGGATCGGGGAGTACGTGATCGTCCACGTCGGCTTCGCCCTGCAGCGCCTGGACGAGGAGTCGGCCCGGGCGTCCCTACAGCTCTTCGAGCAGCTGGGCCTGCTGGAAGAGGAGTTCGGGGATGCGTGGGAACAGGCAGCGCGGCAGGAGAGCGGGAGCGAGGCACGGTGAAGTACATCGACGAGTTCAACGACCCCGGCCTGGCCCGCCGGCTGCTGGATGAGATCCGCGCCACGGTTACCCGGCCCTGGGCGCTGATGGAGGTCTGCGGAGGTCAGACCCACTCCATCATTCGCCACGGCATCGACCAGCTCCTCCCGCAGGAGGTGGAGTTGATCCACGGCCCCGGCTGCCCCGTGTGCGTAACACCCCTCGACGTCATCGACCAGGCACTGGAGATCGCCTCCCGACCCGACGTGATCTTCTGCTCGTTCGGCGACATGCTCCGGGTGCCCGGCAGCGACCGGGACCTGTTCCGGGTCAAGGGCGAAGGCGGAGACGTTCGTGTGGTGTACTCACCGCTCGACGCGCTCGACCTCGCCCGCAGGAACCCGGACCGCCAGGTAGTCTTCTTCGCCATCGGCTTCGAGACAACCGCACCCGCCAATGCCATGGCCGTCCACCAGGCCCGCCGCCTGGGCCTGGAGAACTTCAGCTTGCTGGTCTCCCACGTACGAGTCCCCCCGGCGATCGAGGCCATCATGACGGCCCCGAGCTGTCGGGTGCAGGGCTTTCTGGCCGCCGGGCACGTGTGCAGCGTGATGGGCACCGCCGAGTACCCCGATCTGGCCGAGAAGCACCGCGTGCCCCTCGTCGTCACCGGCTTCGAACCGCTGGACATCCTCGAAGGCATCCGCCGCGCCGTCCACCAGCTCGAACGCGGCGAGCACCGGGTGGAGAACGCCTACCCCCGGGCGGTGCAGGAGCAGGGTAACCCGGCGGCGCTCCGGATGATCGAGGAGGTCTTCGAGGTCGCTGACCGCAACTGGCGTGGCATCGGCCCTATCCCGGCCAGCGGCTGGCGCCTGAGCGACGCCTTCCGCGCCTACGACGCCGAGCACCGCTTCGGCGTCACCGGCATCCGCACCGAGGAACCCGCCGCGTGCCGGGCCGGTGAGGTCCTGCAAGGGCTGATCAAACCGACCGAGTGCGAGGCGTTCGGTACTGCCTGCACCCCGCGCAACCCGCTCGGCGCCACCATGGTCTCCAGCGAGGGCGCCTGCGCGGCCTACTACCTGTACCGCCGGATGACCGACGGCCCGGCACCACAAGGATCCCGCATCCCGCAGGAGGAGATGAACCCCGTTGGCTGACCTCGTCACCGAAACCCACCGAACCCCTCGAACCCCCCAAGTCCCCGAGGACGCCGGCGCCGACACGGTCCCCGGGGCGGCGGTCGACCCCGCCGAGTGGACGTGTCCCGCCCCGCTGCGCGACCAAGGGGTCGTCGTGATGGGCCACGGTGGAGGCGGCGCGCTGTCCGCCGAACTCATGGAACAGGTCTTCACCCCCGCGTACGGCAATCCCACCCTGGCCGCCCTCACCGACTCCGCCGTCCTGGACCTGGGCGGTGCCAGGGTTGCCTTCTCCACCGACTCCTACGTCGTACGGCCGCTGTTCTTCCCCGGCGGCAGCCTCGGCGACCTGGCCGTCAACGGAACGGTCAACGACCTGGCGATGAGCGGTGCCAGGCCCGCATACCTCTCCACGGCCTTCGTGTTGGAGGAAGGGGTGGACCTGGCCGTGGTAGAGCGGGTCGCCCGTGCTGTCGGCGCCGCCGCGGAGAGAGCCGGCGTCACCATCGCCACCGGGGACACCAAGGTGGTCGAGTCCGGGCACGGCGACGGCGTCTACATCAGCACCGCCGGAGTGGGACTGGTGCCCGACGGCGTGGACATCCGTCCGCAGCGTGCCAGGCCCGGCGACGCGGTCCTGGTCAGTGGTCCGATCGGCCTGCACGGTGTCGCCGTCATGAGTGTGCGCGAAGGGCTGGAGTTCGGTGTCGAGATCGCCTCCGACACCGCGCCCCTGGCGGACCTCGTGGCGACCATGCTGGAGGTCACCAAGGACATCCACGTGCTGCGTGACCCCACCCGGGGCGGGCTGGGGGCCTCCTTGAACGAGATCGCCCGCGCCTCGGGAACCGGGGTCCGGCTGCGTGAGCGCGCCATCCCGGTCCCGGACGAGGTCGTGAATGCCTGCGGGTTCCTCGGGCTGGATCCGTTGTACGTCGCCAATGAGGGCCGGCTCGTCGCGTTCGTGCCCCCAGAGCACGCTGAGGCCGTGCTCGCGGTGATGCGTGCGCACCCGCAGGGCAGCGGGGCCGCGCTCATCGGTGAGTGCGTCGCGGACCACCCGGGGATGGTCGTCGTCGCCACCGGCCTCGGCGGCACGCGCGTGATGGATCTGCCCCTGGGGGAGCAACTGCCCCGCATCTGCTGATGCGCCGGGCGGCCGGCCCCGCGCTCAGAGCGGGGCCGCCACCGCCTCGACCCCCGTGATCTCCAGCTCCCGTCCGCTACGTAGTTCCTGTGACGGCCGGTCGCAGCGGGGACACCAGAAGAAGGGCGGCATACCCACCGTGAACTCCTGGGCGCACCCGTCGCACCAGGCCCGTGCCGTCACCTGTTCCACGAGGAGCCGTGCTCCGGCGAGGGCAGTACCGTCACGGGCCACCTCGAAGGCGAAGTGGAGCGCGTCAGGTACCACGCCCGCCAGTTCGCCGACCCGTACGGTCACCGCGGAGACGTCCTCGGCGCCTTCGGCCCGGGCGATCTCCTCGGCCCGCTCCACGATTGCGGTCGCGATCGACAGTTCGTGCACGGTCGGCTCAGCGTGGGCGCTTGGCGCCGCAGCGCACGTCGATCATGCGCCAGATGCGCACTTCACGCCGGATGCCCGGGAGCTCCCGGACGAGCAGTGCGAGCGCGGCCGCACCCAGCACGAGGGCCTGTGCCTTCAGTACCCGTCGTGCCGTCACTTCGGTCCGCATCCGCGCCGCCGCCGATGATCGTGCTCGGTACCTTCTCATCCCGGTGCCTTTCCGCTTCCTCGTTCCTGGTGCTGCGTCTCCCGGTTCCGGATCATCCCGGCGAGATGTTCGGCATGATCTTCGAGATGGCGTCGTGCTGCCTGGAGTGGATTCCGGTGGAGCGGCGCGCGTCGGACGTGCCGTCCTTGTGGTGTCCGCTCTGGTGCGCGTAGGGGCCCTTGTTGCCCTGGTGCATTCCAGGCACGTGCCGTGACGTGTCGTGGTGCGCCTGGGGCCGGCCGACCCTGATCGTTCCCATGTCGTTCTCCCTTCCGCCGCTTGTGCGGCCTCTTCTCCCACGGTCTCCCGGGTTTCCTACGGCCGCTCGGTGAGCTCCGTGAAGAACTGCTCAACGGCGGGCCACACCCGGCCGCCCCCGGCGAGGCCCCGCCACTCCCGGCGGACGACGGCGACCATCCGGAAACAGTCGTCCACCGGCACGATCCAGTGGTGGTCGAAGCCGCGCACGGTGTTCACCAGCAGTGCCTCCACTTCGGGTGCCAGGGAAGCGAGCTGCGGACACCTGGTGCACATCTCCCGCCAGCGGTCCGCGTCGACCTCCCAGCGCATGGCCCCCGCCGGGCTCGGGCCCTGCGCGGTGACCGTGCCGTCCGCGCGGGGCACGAAGAAGACCAGCCCGACCGGGACGCCGAGCGGTCCGGTGTCCACGGGTGCCAGCCGCACCCGCCGACGGGGGACCAGCAGGTACTGGCCGCTGCCGGTACCGTCCCCGGCGAACAGCACCGCGCACGCCCCGCAGGCGCACAGCACTTCCCGGCGTCCGGTGTCGTAGAGGTGGCGGTGTCCGTCCGGTGCTGGAGCGTCACACAGGTCACACCGCTCGGGGCGGTCGCGGCCGGCGGCCGCCGAGCGGATGACGCGGGCCAGTGCTCCACCCGCGCTCACGGCGCCTCCCGTACCCGTGGTGCGCCGTTGAGCAGCAGCGAGTCGAGTGGTACGAACGCCGGTGCGGCCGCGCGGTCCGGCATCGGCACCGGCTCGACCGCGGTGAGTTCCGGTGCAGCGGCCAGCACCGCTTCCCGGACCGCGTCGGCGATGGTGGGCCCGCCGCCGCAACCGGCTCCGCAGCCCCCGGCCTCGCTCACCCGCACCCGTGCTACTTGCCCGTCGACGGCGACCAGTTCCACGTCGCCGCCGCGCTCGCGCACCGCCGGGCGGAGCCGTTCGACCGCCCGCTCGGCTCGCCGCTCGGCCGGCTCCGGGTGCAGGTCGTGCAGCACCAGCAGGTGGCCCAGCAACTCGTCCCCGGCCAGCACCGCGAACAGCGGCTCCCCGCCCAGGTCGAGCACCCGGGCCAATGCCTCGCCGTAGACCTCGGTCAGCACCCGTACCGCCTCGACTGCTGTGCTGCTGGTCGGTCCGGGCGCTGACTCCAGACGGACCAGCAGTTCCTCGAGCCGAGTGAGCCGCGCCTCCACGGCCGGGGCTCCGAGCCGCCCCGCTGCCGGTGCAGCGGGGCGGTCAGCCATGGTTCGCCCCGTACGTCGGGGTGTGCACGGTCGTCAGGGTCTTGCCCTTGCCCATGTACATGTGGACACCGCAGGGCAGACAGGGGTCGAAGCTGCGCACGGTACG contains:
- a CDS encoding DUF5947 family protein; amino-acid sequence: MSAGGALARVIRSAAAGRDRPERCDLCDAPAPDGHRHLYDTGRREVLCACGACAVLFAGDGTGSGQYLLVPRRRVRLAPVDTGPLGVPVGLVFFVPRADGTVTAQGPSPAGAMRWEVDADRWREMCTRCPQLASLAPEVEALLVNTVRGFDHHWIVPVDDCFRMVAVVRREWRGLAGGGRVWPAVEQFFTELTERP
- a CDS encoding NifU family protein, encoding MADRPAAPAAGRLGAPAVEARLTRLEELLVRLESAPGPTSSTAVEAVRVLTEVYGEALARVLDLGGEPLFAVLAGDELLGHLLVLHDLHPEPAERRAERAVERLRPAVRERGGDVELVAVDGQVARVRVSEAGGCGAGCGGGPTIADAVREAVLAAAPELTAVEPVPMPDRAAAPAFVPLDSLLLNGAPRVREAP